The window CCGTGCTCCTCCCCAGGTGGGTCTCTTCTATCAAACCCtgcaaattttcttctttttttccttgcagcagaagAAAAACAGGAAAGAAGCTTCTCCTTGTTATGATCACTACTACCAGTACCGTATAGTACAAAGACAGATGAAACTGAGCTTCTAATAAACATAGAGAAGAGACTGTACATGGAACAACAAAGAtgggagttttttttaaaaaaaaaattcttcctaACTGAGGAGTGGAGTAGTTCTAAATTAGTAattgtaaatttaataaatcCAGGGAAGGGGATCATATTATTTATGATCATGACCTAAACAAACGCCATtgttaatttcttcttttttcttcatggaTTTAATCTAGCCCATTCATAACGTCCTTCCAACGGCTCATCTTTGTCAAAATCAAAGTTATACCTGCCATGGACACCaacataaattaacaaatttattaatccCATTTAGTTTTACAGCCAAATTTCCTTAGAATAGATTAGTTTTCATGTGCATGCACAATATCTCTTCTCCTTACTTGTCTTTGAAGCATTGTGGAATGTTTTTCTGTATTTCACCGAAGAACTTTTCAATCTCTTCATCTGTTATCCTTATCAGCCCCGCCGCGGGCGTTGATCTTTGATGAGGATTCGGCTTCTTCAATGGTGGGTTTGCCGTTGAATCCATGTTCTCTGAGGTCGACTCCTCTCCAAGATCGCTAGATGTCGGTGTTGTCTCTCTATAAATTCAGCagccaataaaaagaatatgaaaatTAAGAGACCTTAATTACGAATATAAATACCACACCAACTTAGAGAGAAGGAATTTGAAACTGAACAAATTTTAAAACGATTTTCGAAAATATATTTGTTGCGAAAATAAATAGCGCAGCAAACAAACCTTTCTCCACTTCTACTACTATAATACATTGACGTTTCAACTTCAACACTCCCTTCctgcaaataataattaatatatatatattaaatacaaaagaacccgaaaattaattcaagaattGAAGGGAGTATTGATATAATTATTCTCACCTCCAGATCTGTGAATTTAATCCTCTCATCATCACACGATCCATTACTAGAACAACAAGAAGCAGACATTaatgcatcatcatcatcatcgtcttCCAAGTTAGGGCTTGAAGTTGAACATCTCTCTTCAGTCACCGTCCGGTCACCGGAATTAGCATCCGGTTTACATGGAACTGGATTTTCAGACCTAATTATAACGTcttggcggcggcggcggcggtggTTAGTAACATTGCTTCTAAATTCAATAGAGATCCTGATGTGCCTTGATCTTCTCCTTGAAGTTTTCGCTGAAGCTCCACTACTTGTCACCCCAACTTGAGCAGCAGCAACTTTCACCATTGCTAGTTTTCCAATCGCTCTCTCTACGGCCACTAGTAGTATTGCTAGAGCTTCGCAGTCTCTGATATTTTGCTGCTGGTGTGGGTGTGTTTCTTGACGGAGGGGATTGATTTGGTGGTATTTAAGGGAtggaattgattattttttttaattttctaggtGGGTGGTCCAGAGTCCGTTAACAGCGACGGGAAATCTGTAACGGGGAGATTGACGGCGCCGTTATGAGGATTCAGAGGCCGTTGTGAGAAAGCGCCGGACTCTAGGCGAATTAGAGAGAGCCACGTGGGGATGCGAAGGTTAGAGAAGGGGGGGTAATGATTTGAGTGCGAGTGAGGTTAAAAAAGAGGGAGTTGGTACGGTGGAAGTTAGAAATGGTTTTCACGGAATTCATTAGAGGAGGAGCGTGCGGTTGGTGTGGCAGCTCACAGGTACCCGTTTGGTGTGAGGTGGTCTTAAGCATCATTATTTTGCGCGTTACATGTGCCACCGAGTTTACTCCATGCCCCCCCCAAACACTCCCTTAAGAAATTCGACGGTCTCTAAACTATTGGTTTTATTAAATAAGATCCTTCATCTCGTAAtgtttttaattcaatcctTGCAGTATTAGCCCGGAAGTCTATCGAATCTTTCTATAGA is drawn from Populus nigra chromosome 5, ddPopNigr1.1, whole genome shotgun sequence and contains these coding sequences:
- the LOC133693456 gene encoding cyclin-dependent kinase inhibitor 6-like; translation: MVKVAAAQVGVTSSGASAKTSRRRSRHIRISIEFRSNVTNHRRRRRQDVIIRSENPVPCKPDANSGDRTVTEERCSTSSPNLEDDDDDDALMSASCCSSNGSCDDERIKFTDLEEGSVEVETSMYYSSRSGERETTPTSSDLGEESTSENMDSTANPPLKKPNPHQRSTPAAGLIRITDEEIEKFFGEIQKNIPQCFKDKYNFDFDKDEPLEGRYEWARLNP